The DNA window TGATGCGCGCGATCGTCGGCCGCAGCTTCGGCTTGCTGCTGGCGGTGGCGTTTCCGCTGGTGCTCAACAACACCCTTGTGGGGCAGAACGGCTTTCTCACTGCGGCGCTGATCGGCGGTACGCTGTGTCTGATGCCGACGCGGCCGGTGCTTTCAGGGATTTGCCTGGGGCTGTTGAGCTACAAGCCGCAATACGGACTGCTGTTTCCGATCGTGCTGATCGCCGCAGCGCAGTGGACGGTGTTCTTCACCGCGGCCTGCGTCGCGGTCGCGATGGCGTTCGCTTCGTGGCTCGTCTTCGGCACCGAGAGCTGGCAGGCGTTCTTTCACTGGATGCCGATGTTTTCGCAGGCCTTCCTCACGGAGGGCCGGGCCACCTTCTGGAAGTTGCAGAGCCTGTTCGCGCTGGTTCGATTCCTCGGCGGCAGCGAGCAGCTGGCGTGGATATTTCAGTGGATCCTGAGCGGGACGGTGGCGCTGGGGCTGGCGCTGATGTGGCGCAGTTCGGTGCGCTATTCGTTGAAGGCCGCTGCGCTCGCGGTCGGCACCTTGCTGATCACGCCCTACCTGTTCATGTACGACATGATGGTACTGGCGATACCCGTGGCCTTCCTGGTCCGGATCGGGCTTGCGAGCGGTTTTCGCCGCTATGAGCTCCCGGCACTGGCCTGCGCGCTCGGTTTGATCATCGGTTTCACATTCCTGAGGGCGCCGGTCGGGCTCGGCGCCACGCTGATCGTCGCCGGCCTGATCGCCGGGCGTGCTGGCCTCTGGTGGCGGCATGCACCGGCGCCGTCCTTGATGGTGGGAGCCGGCGCCTAAGCATTGTTGCCTCACCGGATCGTCATATCTTGCGTCTTGTCATCGAGCCTGAATAGTTGTTCAGTTCTTCAAGGCGGTTGTGCCAAATCGCTCGAAAGATTGAACATGCGTGCGTTCCCGGACCGGGCGACTTCGGCCCGGACGCGTGGACCAGGGATGAGAAACGCGCCATGGTGTATCGGCGGACCCATCAGGTCGTAAAACGCCTTGCGGCGCGGCGCAGCGCCATCCTGGCGGCGGCGCGGGATGCCGCCGCGAGCGGTGGCATGGCCGCGGTTCAGATCGCGCCGGTCGCAATCCGCGCCAATGTCGCCGCCGGCACCGTCTATCGCTATTTCCCCTCCAAGGCGGACCTGATCTCCGAACTGATCGCGGACGTCTCGCGTGACGAACTGGCCGCGATCCGCCGCGCGGCTGACGCGGCGCCGGGACCGTCGTCGGCACTGGCCGCGGCCGTCACCACGGTTGCCGTACACGTGCTGTCGCAGCGCAAGCTCGCCTGGGGCATCCTTGCCGAGCCGGTAGATGTCGATGTCACCGCCTCGCGTCTGGCGAGCCGGCGGGAGATCGCCGGCGAAATCGCCGATCGAATCGACGCCGCGGTCCGCGCCGGACACCTCCCCGCGCAGGATACGTCGCTGGCCGCGACCGCGCTGCTCGGTGCGCTGCATGAATCGCTGGTCGGGCCGTTGGCGCCTGACAATATCGAGGACCCCGGGAGATTGCGCGACGCCGTGCAAACTGTGACGCTGCTCGCGCTGCGCGCCGTAGGCGTGATGGACGCCCGCGCCCGTGGCCTCGTGGTGCAGGCGGTACTGCCGGCGAAAGCGCTGGTCGGGGCGTAAGAAAAACCCGCAACGCAGACATCGCTTTGACGCAACAATCCACCAAAATGGGGCAATCCGCCGCCGGACCGGCGGCCCAATCGGCGAAGTAAGGAGCGAGACATGCCAACGACTTTCGGTTCAGCCAAATGGCAGGGCGGTATCAAGGACGGCAAAGGCGCTATCTCGACCAAGAGCGGCGCGCTGAAGGATTACCCTTACGGCTTCGCCAGCCGCTTCGAGGGCAAGCCGGGCTCGAACCCGGAAGAGTTGATCGGGGCTGCGCACTCCGCCTGCTTCACTATGGCGTTGTCGCTGATATTGGGCGAAGCCAAGCTCACCGCCGAGCAGATGGAAACCAAGGCCGACGTCACGCTTGAGAAGCAGGGCGATGGTTTTGCCATCACCTCCGTGCATCTCACCTTGACGGCGAAGATTCCCGGCGCGGACAAGGCGAAATTCGAGGAACTGGCGGCGATGGCCAAGGCCGGATGTCCGGTGTCCAAGCTGTTGAACACCAAGATCACGCTGGACGCGACGCTGCTCTGATCATTGGTGTCATTCCGGGTTCGCGTGTTCGACGCGCCCCGGAATGACGATGCAAGATTTCATTTCTCCGCGTCGCCGTCGGGGCCGACCGAGGCGATGCGTAGCATATTAGTGGTGCCGGGAGCACGGAGCGGTACGCCGGCGACGATGATCACGCGCTGTCCGGCCTTGGCGAAGCCGTCGCGAAACGCGATGGAGCCGGCGCGGCCGACCATGTCGTCCAGGTCTTTTGCGTCTTCGGCGACCACGCAATGCACGCCCCAGACCACAGACAGTTTGCGTCCGGTGATGAGATTGGGCGTGATCGCCACCACCGGCGGCTTCGGCCGTTCGCGCGCGACCCGCAGCGCGGTCGATCCTGAACTGGTCCAGCAGATGATCGCCGACAAATCGAGCGTTTCGGCGATCTGCCTCGCGGCGTCGGCGATGGCGTCGCCGACGGTCGGCTCCGGTTCGGCGCGCTGCGCGGTGAGCACGCCGCGATAGGTCGGATCGCGCTCGACTTCCTCGCCGATGCGATTCATGGTCGAGACCGCTTCGACCGGAAACTTGCCGGCGGCCGATTCCGCCGACAGCATGATCGCGTCGGCGCCTTCGTAGACCGCGGTCGCGACGTCAGAGACCTCGGCGCGCGTCGGCACCGGTGCCTGGATCATCGATTCCAGCATCTGGGTCGCGACCACCACAGGCTTGCCGGCGCGCCGCGCCATCCGCGTCATCTGCTTCTGCAGGCTCGGCACCCGCTCCAGCGGTAGCTCGACGCCGAGATCGCCGCGCGCCACCATCAGGGCGTCGGAGGCTTCGAGGATTTCGGGGAGCCGGTCGATCGCCTGCGGCTTTTCGATCTTGGACATGACCGCTGCACGGCCGCGGATCAGTTTCTTGGCCTCGACGACATCCTCGGCGCGCTGAACGAACGACAGGGCGATCCAGTCGACACCGGTCACCAGGGCCGCTTCAAGGTCGGCGCGGTCCTTCGGCGTCATCGCGGAAACCGGCAGATCGGTATCGGGCAGGCTGACGCCCTTGCGATCCGACATCCGGCCGCCGATCACGACGCGAGTGACGGCGCGGTCCGGCGCGGCTTCCTCGACGATCAGGCGCACCTTGCCGTCGTCGAGCAGCAGCGCGTGACCCGGTCGGAGCGCGGCGAGGATTTCCGGATGCGGAAGTTGAACGCGGGTATTGTCACCGGGCGTCTTGTCGGAATCGAGAACAAAACTCTCACCGTTGTTGAGCTGGATCGACCCTTCCGCGAATGAACCCAGCCGCAGCTTCGGCCCTTGCAGGTCGACCAGAATGCCGATCGGCCGGCCGTAACTCGATTCGACGTTGCGAATGGTCTTGACCAGTTCGCGCATCTTGTCATGCGAGGTATGGCTCATATTGATGCGGAACACGTCGGCGCCGGCCTCGAACAGGCGGCGGATCATCGCGCTGTCGGAGGAGGCGGGGCCAAGCGTTGCGAGAATCTTGATACGGCGCAGGCGTCTCATGGCTTGGTTCCGGGCGCTGCGGCTGGCGGCAGACCAGCCCCGCCCGGAGGCGTCCCGCCCGACGGATTGGGCAGGCCGGGTGCTCCCGGCGAATCGCCCGGAAGGTTTTGGGGCCCGCCCGGGGGAACCGTTCCCGGAATGCCCGGCACACGCTGCGCCGGCTGCTCATTGGATTCGGTCAGTTGCACGGTCCAGGCCCGCTGCTCTCCGGTGTCGACCTCGAAGAAGCCGGTGCGGTCGAAACCGCGCGCCAGACAATTTTCGGTGCCCTTGATGGTGAATTCCTTGTCGCGCGAGCACATGAAGGCTTGTCCTGACCATTCGCCGCCGCGGTCGTAATCGAGCGCATAGATGTAATAGAACCGTGCGACAAGCGTACCGCGCAGCAGAGTCTCGCAGGCGCGCGAGGAGACGTTCCACCAGCCCTCGGTGGTCCAGCCCTCGGCATCCTTGTAGCCCAGGGCAATCCCGACCCGGCTTGAGGTGTTGTTGCAGAGACGAAAGTCAGCCGCGGCCGAACTGCTCCACAAACACATGACCGCAACCACGAGCGCCGGCATCAAACCGGCGGTCATGCGAGCAGCGAGGGGGTTGGCGTGAGGGGAATCGTTTGGGATCATTTAGCGAAGCTATATCAATTCCTTGATGATTTCGCGTAACCCGGCGGGAACTGTCAATGGCGGAAGCGGGCATTTAAGACCATGGGCGACGGAAATCCCACCCATGACGCTCTGTTTGCACCGCGATGTGGCAAAATCTGTGACAACCCCCACTTAATACCAAATAAGCTGGTGTGAAACGGCGAGAGTATGGTCATGACGATTGACGACAAAACCAGAACGGAACTCGAAGCCGCCGTTTTCAGGCGCCTTATTGAGCATTTGCGGGCCCGCACCGACGTCCAGAACATCGACCTGATGAATTTGGCCGGCTTCTGCCGCAACTGTCTGTCCAACTGGCTCAAGGAGGAGGCAGACGCCAAGGGCGCCGCGATGAGCAAGGACGAGAGCCGCGAGGCCGTCTATGGCATGCCCTACGAGACCTGGAAGTCGACCTTTCAGGGGACTGCCAGTCCCGAGCAACTCGGGGCGATGAAAAAGTCCCATAGCGGGCATTGAGACTTCTCCTTTTCCTTACTCCTCCTCATTCCCGTCCTTTCTCCGTGATGGTGGGGCACATTCACGCATTTCTTGCTGTCAATCGGTCAAGACGTGGATGCCCGGCACGGGGCCGGGCATGACGATGAGAGAACGGAAATCTTTCTCCTGTGGGCGCGCTGTGGATGAGCGCGATGTTGCCTTGACGCAAGGCGCCGCACTCTTGAGGGTCATTTCAAGGATGCGCCTCGCGATCAAGCGTGCGGCAGTTCCCGTCAAACCTCCAACCATCAGTTCATTCAGGAGTACCCGATGGCCACCTCTGCCGCCGCCGTCCAGGAAGAGCCCGCGACGAAATTCGCCAAAGACCAGCTCAAGGCCATCGTCGAGCGCATCGAGCGGCTGGAAGAAGAAAAGAAGACGATTTCGGACGATATCCGCGATGTCTATGCCGAAGCCAAAGGCAACGGCTACGACGTCAAGGCGCTGCGCACCATCGTGCGCCTGCGCAAGCAGGACGCCAACGAGCGGGCCGAACAGGAAACCATCCTGGAGACTTACATGCAGGCGCTGGGAATGCTGTGAGGTCGATCAAGTGAAGATGTCATACGCGGGCTTGACCCGCGTATCCATCAATCTTCAGAACAATATGTGGGACAGAGAGATCGATTGCCGGGTCCAAGGCCCGGCAATGACGATGTGAAGCACTCAGCGCAACGATGCGGTCTGCAGCACGAACGATTGGGTCGGCAAGGCCGTAGTGGACGATCCGGTAAACCGGTCGCAGCTAAGTCCCATCTGCGGATCATCCGAGAAGCCCATCGCGATCGCGGCCTGCGGCTTGACGAAATGCGCGCGCATCAGGGTCATGTCGGCATCGCCCAGCACGGTGGCGGACATCGACGTGCTCGCGCTCGGCGCCAGCATCATGACGCGCATCCAGGCATCGTTTGCCTTGGACGCAGCGATCCGCGTCGAGGTCGCAACCACGCTGCCCGGACCCTGGGGACCCTTGGCGGCGACGGTGTCGATCGTGGTGGCGGCCGCCAGATTGCGCGGAGCCGATGCCGGCCGGATGCTATGGGGCATTGGCGCGCTGGCCGAGACGATATTGGCGCGGTCAACCCGAGAATTGGGTGCCGGTGCGTAGGCCATTGCCTCGAACGCGGCGGAAACACTCGATGTCGATTGCGGGTCGGCGGAGGCTAGCGCCCGGCGGGCGCTGATGGCGGCGACCTGCGCCGGCGTTGCCTGTTTCGCCGCTGCGGGGGCGTCACCCCAGAAGCCGCGGGCATTGATGATGTCAGCCGGCGTTTGCGGCTTCGGCTCGTCCGGCCTGGATTTTGCGGGCTGGACGATCTGGACGTCGGCGGAAGCCAGCTGGAAGGTCGAGGCGGCCGCGGGCTTGGAGCGCGGCATCGGCACCGGCTCGGTAGATTTGACTGCAGTGGCGACGGCGGCCATCGGAGCCGCCGTTTCGCTGATAGAAGCAGCGCTCGAGCCTTCGTCCTCGTCGTCGTTCGATTTGCTTTTGAACAAGGCGGCAAACAGGCTCGGCCTCGTCTTGGTCAAGGCGCCGTCGCCGTTGTCGCGTTTTTCGATATCGGCGCGGGCCAGTTCGTAGCCCTTCAGCGGGGTGCCGTCGGAGGGAACATGCACGGTGCGGCCATCCGGGAATACGCGGACCAGTTGCTCTCGGGTCATGCGCGGCCAATGACGGATGCTGCCGGTATCGAGATGGACGAAAGGCGATCCCGACGTCGGATAGAATCCGACGCCGCCACGCTGCAGGCGAAGCCCGGCGAAGCGGATTTGCTCAAGCGGCACGTCCGGAATGAAAAAATCCATGGCGTGGCCCAGCATATGCTGGCTGAAGCGCGCCACCCCCGAAGAGCGGCGGCGAAGCATGGCGTTGGTGGCGGGAGAACGGTACGAGGAAATGATCTGGATCGGCTTCTTGCCGTCGACGTCGCGGTAGACCTCCCAGAGGATGTCGAACAGGTGACGATCCATCGTGGTCTGTTCCTGGGTGCGCCAGTCGCGGAGATAATGATTGAGCTGCTTCAGCGCCTCTTCGTCGTAGCGCCCGTCGCGCTTGAAGGTGACAGTGAGATCTTCATTGGAATGGGTGTGGTGGAATGAAAGGGTGCGGGTTTCATTCAGCGCGGTCGCATCGTGGACCGATCCGGCTCCGATCAGGAGCAACAAGGCTGTCAGGCCGAAATGACATCCGGCTCTCGGCAACGATAGCGAGTTGAATCGGCGTGCGAAACCAGCCAGCACGAATGAGCCCACCCAAGAGGACGACTGATCGAGGACTCTTCCGCTACCCCGTGTGGCGGAAGAGGGTAAATGCAGTCTTAACGCTGGGTGGGTTAATCGAGATTTAAGTCCCACCCCCCAAGTCAACCATAACCTAACCCGTTGAGTGTGGCGAAAAATAGCCCACTGGTTAAATCCAGGTGGAGAGTGGTTAATGCGAAAGGCCCCGCTGTCGAGGCGGTGCCTTTGAATTAGCTATGGAATCCAGACCAGGGTCACCGCAAATGGTGAACAATCAGCGGGTGTATACCCCCCGCGGCTGGCGGCGGCCCGGAGCTGGGGGAGGGGGCGTCGGCCCGCCGAACAGCCGTTCAAAGAACGACGGTCCGGAATAGCCGGAGGAGTCGCTGGCGAAGCTGACGCCTGAGGGAAGATTGCCGACCGGATGGGAGTAGCTCGGCTGCGAATGCGCCACCACGTTTTCCAGATCCTTGTTTCTGGAGTTCTTGAGCAGCGCCAGCATGATGGCATCCCGGCCGTAGACGTCCTTGCGGAATTGCAGCTTGCCGGCATCGTCGACGAACGCGGTCTGATAGGTGATGTTGACCGGAATCGGCGTCGGGAATTTCAAATCGACCTCGCTCTGGCCATACATGCTGCGGATTTTTTCCGGTGTGTAGTGCGCGTTGGGTTCAGTGATGTTCAAGAGCGTTGCGGCATATTGATCCGGATACTGCACCCGCATGCAGCCGTGGCTGAAAGCGCGATCATTCTTGGCAAACAGTTCCTTGTTCGGGGTGTCGTGCTGATAGACTAGGAATTTGTTGGGAAAGTTGAAACGGATGCGGCCGAGCGCGTTGGCGTCGCCGGGAGGCTGCGAGATGTGGATGCTGCCGTCGCGCGCACGTTCGAGCTTCAGTCCCATCCGCTGCAGCACCGTCGGATCCTGCTGCAAGGCCGGCAGATATTCCTTGTAGATGATCGAGGGCGGCACGTTCCAGGTCGGATTGACCGTGATGAATTTCATGGTTTCCGTCAGCAGCGGCGTCGCATGAATGCCGGGCTGCCCGGTAACCACCCTGGTGGTCCAGACCTGCGCGCCGTTCTGCATCACCTTGAGCGTATAGTCCGGGATGTTGAGAATGACATAGGCGTTGCCGATCGATGGGACGCCGAGCTGTCGCGGCAGCCAGCGCCAGCGCTCCATGTTGACGATCACGGTGTCGATCTGCTTGTCGCGCTTCGGGCTGTTGATGGCCTTGACGGTCTTGTCGTCGAGGATGCCGGTGGGCTTGAGTTCGGCGCCCTCCTGGAACTTGCGCACGGCCTCGGCGACCTTGGCGTCGTAATGGGTGTCGTCGGCGTTCTCGGAGATGCCGAGCTTGGCGCGCAGTTGCGGCACGCGCGGGTCTTCGCTCGCGACCGCCGGCTGCTTCTTGCCGCGCGCGGGCACGAATCTGAGCGCAGGGCCTTCCGCGATCTGAACCACCGGTCCGCCGCCCTGGCCGCGCAATTCGGCAAGCTTGGCCTTCAATTCGCGATAGAGCTTTTGCGGCGGATTGTAGCTGTCGAGAGCCGCGGACGCGTCCTTGGCGGTGGTGATGTTGGCCAGCACTTCGGACGGATCGGTCGGATGCTCCGGATATTGGATGTCGCCCGAGACCTGCGAATAGTGCATCCGGCCGCTCTGCGCCTGGCGCGCATAATCCAGCATGCTCTCGGTCAATTTCAGGTCGGCTTCCGCAAGCGCGTCGGGATTGGTCGCCGCGGCAAAGTCCGGCACCGGATAGTCGGCCGCGTTCAAGCCGTCGGATGCGGCATCCCTGAGGCGGGCGATGACGCCTTTGCCGCTTTCGGTCACTGTGCCGCCCTGGGTCCACAGCGGCGCAAAGTCACGGGCGGTGTAAAATTTCTCCACCGCTGTTCGTTCGGCCTTGCGGTCGAAATAGCGCAGCGATTTCGCGCCCAGCATCTCGCGCAGTTTGTCGGCGACCGGTTGATCGGCGGCCGGAACGTTGCTGGCAGCTTTGATCGGCTGGGTTTCCGCCGGTTGCGTTGTTGCTTCCTTGGCGGGCTCGGCGGCCGGCGTCGTGGAGGCCGCAGCCGGCGGCGGCGCGGGTGTGGTGGTCGCGGTATCGCTCTTGCTGGTGTCGTGAGCCGGAGCGGTGGCGACATCGGCCGGTTTGCTGTCCGTAGCTTTCGCCGCATCCAACTTCGCGGTGTCCGGCGCGGAGGCCGTGGCGTCCGGCTTGAAGTCGTTGACGGTCGGGGGCGGGACATTCGCAGGTTCAGGACGCGGGATCGCGGCATCGATCGCGAGTTCCGCCGCGCTGTTGCTGGCCGGATCGGCCTGAGCCAGCGCCGAGGTCGCGGACACCGTGAGGAATGTCGCCGCGACGGCCATCAGCACGCGGTCAAATCCAGCACGATTCTTCAAACGGTCACGCATCGTCGCACCCCTTGCGCGAAACTGCCCCGGCATGGAACAGCTCTCGGTATCGTCCGCACAGCTTTGGCTAAAGCGCCGGCTCGATTGGTTCTGAAGCTCATTCAGTCAACGTCCAGTCAAGGTCATTGTTTCACGACTGAATACGCCTCGAATCTCTAATTCGGTACGCCTGCACGCAACCATTCATACGCAGACGATACACGCGCCCCTCTTGGGCAGCCAGCGCCACGCGAGGCAACTCACGACAAACTGACTTCAAAGAACCACTCTTGCAACGGATTGCGCTTTTGGCACGCGTTTTTCCGTTTGTCTGTCACCGGCAAGCAACGGTTCAAATATTCCGGAAAAACCAACGTATTCGGCCTCTTGGTCCAGGGCCTGGAGCGCCGCAAGCGGGCATTGGTCTTAACTCGCCGGGTCTGCGTCGCCGGTGGCCTGATCGCCGGCCGAGGCTTCATCGAGTTTGCGGTAAAGCGTCGAGCGGCCGATCTTCAATCGGCGTGCCACCTCGGACATCTGCCCCCGATAATGGGCGATCGCGAACCGGATGATTTCGGTTTCCATCTCCTCGAGCGGTCGTACTTCCCCCGCGCTTGTCAGCATCGTGAGCATTCCAGCCGACGGCAGCGGTACGATAGGTACTTCATTACCGGAGATCAGAGGTGCGGTCGAATGAAATGCGGGCCCTATGATCATCGGTTCGCCGTGATGGCGTTGTGCGACCGAGACGGCCGGCGATATCCCCGGCGACTGCGCGGTAGCCTGCGGAAAATCCGCCAGTCCCAGCTGGTCGCTTTCGCTCATCACAACCGCGCGGTACACCGCGTTTTCGAGCTGGCGGATATTGCCGGGCCATTCCAGTTGCGACAGCAGCGCCATCACCTCGCCGCTGATGCCGGTGATGAGACGATTTTCTTCGGCGCAGAACCTCGCCAGAAAGTGCCGCAGCAGATGCGGAATGTCTTCGCGGCGCATCCGCAAGGGCGGAATCGTCAGCGGCAGCACATGCAGGCGATAGAACAGATCTTCGCGGAACTGGCCGCTTTTGACGCGGTCCAGCAATTTGCGGTTGGTCGCGGAGACGATGCGGACGTCGACCTTCACCGGCTTGCGCCCGCCCACCGCCTCGACCGCACCTTCCTGCAGCGCGCGAAGCAGTTTGACTTGCGCCGCCAGCGGCAATTCGCTGACCTCGTCGAGAAATAGCGTGCCGCCCGAGGCTTCGACGAATTTGCCGGTGTGGCGTTCGGTGGCGCCGGTAAACGCGCCCTTCTCGTGACCGAACAGGATCGACTCCACCAGATTATCCGGGATCGCGCCGCAATTGACGGCCACGAACGGCTTCGATTTGCGTTCGCCGCTGCCGTGGATGGCGCGGGCGAACAGTTCCTTGCCGACGCCGGATTCGCCTTCGATCAGCACCGGAATCGTCGAAGCCGCTGCCTTTTGCGCGATGCGCAGCACCCCCGCCATGGTCTCGCTGCGGGTGATGATGTCGGCAAAGGTCAATCGGCCTTCGCGGCTGTGGCGGATGCGCTGCAACTCGCCTTTCAGCGCGCTGGCGTTGAGCGCGTTGCGCAGCGACACCTGCAGCCGCTCGATGCCGACGGGCTTGACCACGAAATCCTGGGCCCCAGCGCGCATCGCCGACACCACATTGTCGATGCCGCCATGGGCGGTCTGCACGATGACGGGGATGTTGAGGCCGGCTTCGCGGATTTTGGCCAGCACGCCCATGCCGTCGAGGCCGGGCATGACCAGGTCGAGCACCACGGCATCGATGACGGGCGCGTCCAGCGCGGTCAGCCTGGCGATTGCCGCGTCGCCTGAGTCGACGACGATGGTCTCATAGCCGCATTTCTGCACCATGTTCTCGACCAGGCGTCGTGCGACAGCGTCGTCATCGGCAATCAAAATGCTGGCAGCCATGGCTTTCCTCGGGCGTTACAACTATCTGTCTCGAATCGGGGCACTCTCGCCGATGCCGATTAACGCCCTCTTAAACCTTGACGTCCCGCCATCGCCCCGTCGTCGCAGCCATTCAGGTTGAAAACGCATACACAGGCTCGAACAAGATGAATGCGCGCTCCTCATCCGCCCTCCGTAAACCGGCCCCTCAGCGTAAACCGAACGCCGCGAAATCCGTGGCCAAAACCAGATCCCCGAAGTTGCCGGAATGGAACCTGGCCGATCTCTATTCCGGTATCGACGCGCCGGAAATCACCCGCGACCTTGAGAAGATGGATGCGGAATGCGTCGCGTTTGAGACCGACTACAAGGGCAAGCTTGCGGAACGGACGCCGGGCGGGGGCGGCGGCCAATGGCTCGCCGAGGCGGTCAGGCGCTATGAGGCGATCGACGATCTCGCCGGGCGCCTCGGATCATACGCCGGTCTGGTTCATGCCGGCGACAGCGTCGATCCGGCGATCTCCAAATTCTACGGCGACGTCTCCGAACGGCTGAACAACGCATCCGTGCATTTGTTGTTCTTCGGTCTGGAACTCAACCGCATCGACGATGAAGTCATCGGGCGCGCGATGCAGACGCCGGAACTCGGGCACTATCGCCCGTGGATCGAGGATCTGCGCAAGGACAAGCCCTATCAGC is part of the Bradyrhizobium erythrophlei genome and encodes:
- a CDS encoding glycosyltransferase family 87 protein, yielding MATSVSAPTIAPEPSAIPASLWNACFVLCVINASFFPTAFFSHWWIYDPNGLGIPTDFVNVWAAGRLVLDGHPALAYDWDIQKKVEVALLGQDFIGNFAWHYPPPFLFVATFLAQFPYAVAFVGWVSVSFVPYLVMMRAIVGRSFGLLLAVAFPLVLNNTLVGQNGFLTAALIGGTLCLMPTRPVLSGICLGLLSYKPQYGLLFPIVLIAAAQWTVFFTAACVAVAMAFASWLVFGTESWQAFFHWMPMFSQAFLTEGRATFWKLQSLFALVRFLGGSEQLAWIFQWILSGTVALGLALMWRSSVRYSLKAAALAVGTLLITPYLFMYDMMVLAIPVAFLVRIGLASGFRRYELPALACALGLIIGFTFLRAPVGLGATLIVAGLIAGRAGLWWRHAPAPSLMVGAGA
- a CDS encoding TetR/AcrR family transcriptional regulator — translated: MVYRRTHQVVKRLAARRSAILAAARDAAASGGMAAVQIAPVAIRANVAAGTVYRYFPSKADLISELIADVSRDELAAIRRAADAAPGPSSALAAAVTTVAVHVLSQRKLAWGILAEPVDVDVTASRLASRREIAGEIADRIDAAVRAGHLPAQDTSLAATALLGALHESLVGPLAPDNIEDPGRLRDAVQTVTLLALRAVGVMDARARGLVVQAVLPAKALVGA
- a CDS encoding OsmC family protein yields the protein MPTTFGSAKWQGGIKDGKGAISTKSGALKDYPYGFASRFEGKPGSNPEELIGAAHSACFTMALSLILGEAKLTAEQMETKADVTLEKQGDGFAITSVHLTLTAKIPGADKAKFEELAAMAKAGCPVSKLLNTKITLDATLL
- the pyk gene encoding pyruvate kinase, giving the protein MRRLRRIKILATLGPASSDSAMIRRLFEAGADVFRINMSHTSHDKMRELVKTIRNVESSYGRPIGILVDLQGPKLRLGSFAEGSIQLNNGESFVLDSDKTPGDNTRVQLPHPEILAALRPGHALLLDDGKVRLIVEEAAPDRAVTRVVIGGRMSDRKGVSLPDTDLPVSAMTPKDRADLEAALVTGVDWIALSFVQRAEDVVEAKKLIRGRAAVMSKIEKPQAIDRLPEILEASDALMVARGDLGVELPLERVPSLQKQMTRMARRAGKPVVVATQMLESMIQAPVPTRAEVSDVATAVYEGADAIMLSAESAAGKFPVEAVSTMNRIGEEVERDPTYRGVLTAQRAEPEPTVGDAIADAARQIAETLDLSAIICWTSSGSTALRVARERPKPPVVAITPNLITGRKLSVVWGVHCVVAEDAKDLDDMVGRAGSIAFRDGFAKAGQRVIIVAGVPLRAPGTTNMLRIASVGPDGDAEK
- a CDS encoding DUF1036 domain-containing protein, producing MTAGLMPALVVAVMCLWSSSAAADFRLCNNTSSRVGIALGYKDAEGWTTEGWWNVSSRACETLLRGTLVARFYYIYALDYDRGGEWSGQAFMCSRDKEFTIKGTENCLARGFDRTGFFEVDTGEQRAWTVQLTESNEQPAQRVPGIPGTVPPGGPQNLPGDSPGAPGLPNPSGGTPPGGAGLPPAAAPGTKP
- a CDS encoding DUF1244 domain-containing protein, yielding MTIDDKTRTELEAAVFRRLIEHLRARTDVQNIDLMNLAGFCRNCLSNWLKEEADAKGAAMSKDESREAVYGMPYETWKSTFQGTASPEQLGAMKKSHSGH
- a CDS encoding DUF2312 domain-containing protein; this translates as MATSAAAVQEEPATKFAKDQLKAIVERIERLEEEKKTISDDIRDVYAEAKGNGYDVKALRTIVRLRKQDANERAEQETILETYMQALGML
- a CDS encoding DUF882 domain-containing protein; this translates as MGSFVLAGFARRFNSLSLPRAGCHFGLTALLLLIGAGSVHDATALNETRTLSFHHTHSNEDLTVTFKRDGRYDEEALKQLNHYLRDWRTQEQTTMDRHLFDILWEVYRDVDGKKPIQIISSYRSPATNAMLRRRSSGVARFSQHMLGHAMDFFIPDVPLEQIRFAGLRLQRGGVGFYPTSGSPFVHLDTGSIRHWPRMTREQLVRVFPDGRTVHVPSDGTPLKGYELARADIEKRDNGDGALTKTRPSLFAALFKSKSNDDEDEGSSAASISETAAPMAAVATAVKSTEPVPMPRSKPAAASTFQLASADVQIVQPAKSRPDEPKPQTPADIINARGFWGDAPAAAKQATPAQVAAISARRALASADPQSTSSVSAAFEAMAYAPAPNSRVDRANIVSASAPMPHSIRPASAPRNLAAATTIDTVAAKGPQGPGSVVATSTRIAASKANDAWMRVMMLAPSASTSMSATVLGDADMTLMRAHFVKPQAAIAMGFSDDPQMGLSCDRFTGSSTTALPTQSFVLQTASLR
- a CDS encoding L,D-transpeptidase family protein, with the translated sequence MRDRLKNRAGFDRVLMAVAATFLTVSATSALAQADPASNSAAELAIDAAIPRPEPANVPPPTVNDFKPDATASAPDTAKLDAAKATDSKPADVATAPAHDTSKSDTATTTPAPPPAAASTTPAAEPAKEATTQPAETQPIKAASNVPAADQPVADKLREMLGAKSLRYFDRKAERTAVEKFYTARDFAPLWTQGGTVTESGKGVIARLRDAASDGLNAADYPVPDFAAATNPDALAEADLKLTESMLDYARQAQSGRMHYSQVSGDIQYPEHPTDPSEVLANITTAKDASAALDSYNPPQKLYRELKAKLAELRGQGGGPVVQIAEGPALRFVPARGKKQPAVASEDPRVPQLRAKLGISENADDTHYDAKVAEAVRKFQEGAELKPTGILDDKTVKAINSPKRDKQIDTVIVNMERWRWLPRQLGVPSIGNAYVILNIPDYTLKVMQNGAQVWTTRVVTGQPGIHATPLLTETMKFITVNPTWNVPPSIIYKEYLPALQQDPTVLQRMGLKLERARDGSIHISQPPGDANALGRIRFNFPNKFLVYQHDTPNKELFAKNDRAFSHGCMRVQYPDQYAATLLNITEPNAHYTPEKIRSMYGQSEVDLKFPTPIPVNITYQTAFVDDAGKLQFRKDVYGRDAIMLALLKNSRNKDLENVVAHSQPSYSHPVGNLPSGVSFASDSSGYSGPSFFERLFGGPTPPPPAPGRRQPRGVYTR